A window of Leptotrichia wadei contains these coding sequences:
- a CDS encoding GNAT family N-acetyltransferase has product MKKNYKIKILDAKKDSDLLFKIVEHENEVFGEATVGNWNIKPFTKYGKVFAMLSDDENTKDELMSVIEVLSSFDREVAYVYGVSTVPKFQKHGYARILLQFVMETLKEMKIKKIELTVDMDNFIAKRIYEKLGFEIVGNLDNEYGDNIERYLMRYFVK; this is encoded by the coding sequence ATGAAAAAAAATTATAAAATAAAAATACTAGATGCAAAAAAAGATTCAGATTTATTATTTAAAATCGTAGAACATGAAAATGAAGTTTTTGGAGAAGCAACAGTTGGAAACTGGAATATTAAGCCATTTACTAAATATGGAAAAGTTTTTGCAATGTTAAGCGATGATGAAAATACTAAAGATGAATTAATGTCGGTTATTGAAGTTCTAAGCAGCTTTGACAGGGAAGTGGCTTATGTTTATGGAGTTTCCACTGTGCCAAAATTTCAAAAACATGGATATGCAAGAATACTTCTTCAATTTGTGATGGAAACTTTAAAGGAAATGAAAATAAAAAAAATAGAACTTACTGTTGATATGGATAATTTTATTGCAAAAAGAATTTATGAAAAATTAGGATTTGAAATAGTAGGTAATTTGGATAATGAATATGGAGATAATATTGAACGATATTTAATGAGATATTTTGTAAAATAA
- the dnaK gene encoding molecular chaperone DnaK produces MSKIIGIDLGTTNSCVAVMEGGNFAIIPNSDGGRTTPSVVNIKDNGEIIVGEIAKRQAITNPDSTVISIKTQMGSDYKVNIHGKDYTPQEISAMILKKLKKDAESYLGETVTEAVITVPAYFTDAQRQATKDAGEIAGLKVQRIINEPTAAALSYGLDKKKEEKVLVFDLGGGTFDVSVLEIGDGVVEVISTSGNNHLGGDNFDQKIIDWLADEFKKETGIDLRNDKMAIQRLKDAAEDAKKKLSTTLETQISLPFITMDASGPKHLEKKLTRAAFDELTKDLVEATKGPVKQALEDANLDPSGIDEILLVGGSTRIPAVQEWVKSFFGKEPNKSINPDEVVAAGAAIQGGVLMGDVKDVLLLDVTPLSLGIETMGGVFTKIIDRNTTVPVKKSQVFSTAADNQPAVSIVVLQGERARAADNHKLGEFNLNDIPPAPRGVPQIEVTFDIDANGIVHVSAKDLGTGKENTVTISGSSNLSKEDIEKMKKDAEANEAEDAKFKELVEARNQADQLVIATEKTIKENESKLQGTEKEDIEKAIEELKKVKDGDDIEAIRKGIEELSKVSQGFATRMYQEAAAAQQQAQGGEAAGENNNSGADDVEDAEVVD; encoded by the coding sequence ATGAGTAAAATAATAGGAATAGATTTAGGAACAACAAACAGCTGCGTGGCAGTTATGGAAGGTGGAAACTTTGCGATAATACCAAATAGTGATGGAGGAAGAACTACACCTTCAGTAGTAAATATTAAAGATAATGGAGAAATTATAGTTGGGGAAATTGCTAAAAGACAAGCAATTACAAATCCTGATTCAACAGTAATTTCAATTAAAACACAAATGGGATCAGATTATAAAGTAAATATTCATGGAAAAGATTATACACCACAAGAAATTTCAGCAATGATTTTGAAAAAATTGAAAAAAGATGCTGAAAGCTATTTAGGAGAAACTGTAACAGAAGCAGTAATCACTGTACCAGCTTACTTTACTGATGCTCAAAGACAAGCAACTAAAGATGCTGGAGAAATTGCAGGACTGAAAGTCCAAAGAATTATTAATGAACCAACAGCAGCGGCATTATCTTATGGATTAGATAAGAAAAAAGAAGAAAAAGTATTAGTATTTGACTTAGGTGGAGGTACATTTGACGTATCAGTATTGGAAATTGGAGATGGAGTAGTAGAAGTTATTTCAACTTCAGGAAACAACCACTTAGGTGGAGATAACTTTGACCAAAAAATTATTGACTGGTTAGCTGATGAATTTAAAAAAGAAACTGGAATTGATTTAAGAAATGATAAAATGGCAATTCAAAGATTGAAAGATGCAGCAGAAGATGCTAAGAAAAAATTGTCAACTACATTAGAAACACAAATTTCATTACCATTTATCACAATGGATGCAAGTGGACCAAAACATTTGGAAAAGAAATTAACTAGAGCAGCATTTGATGAATTGACAAAAGACTTGGTTGAAGCAACTAAAGGGCCTGTTAAACAAGCGTTGGAAGATGCAAACTTAGATCCAAGCGGAATTGATGAAATCTTATTAGTTGGTGGATCAACAAGAATCCCAGCAGTTCAAGAATGGGTTAAATCATTCTTTGGAAAAGAACCTAATAAATCAATTAATCCTGATGAAGTTGTAGCAGCAGGAGCAGCTATCCAAGGTGGAGTATTAATGGGAGACGTTAAAGACGTATTGTTATTAGATGTAACTCCATTATCATTAGGAATTGAAACAATGGGTGGAGTATTTACTAAGATTATTGATAGAAATACTACTGTGCCAGTTAAAAAATCACAAGTATTCTCAACAGCGGCAGATAATCAACCAGCAGTATCAATCGTTGTATTGCAAGGGGAAAGAGCTAGAGCGGCTGACAACCATAAATTAGGAGAATTTAACTTGAACGATATCCCACCTGCACCAAGAGGAGTACCTCAAATCGAAGTAACATTCGACATTGATGCAAATGGTATCGTGCATGTATCAGCTAAAGATTTAGGAACTGGTAAAGAAAATACAGTAACAATTTCTGGTTCATCTAATTTGTCTAAAGAAGACATCGAAAAAATGAAAAAAGATGCTGAAGCAAATGAAGCTGAAGATGCTAAATTTAAAGAATTAGTAGAAGCTAGAAACCAAGCTGACCAATTAGTAATCGCAACTGAAAAAACTATAAAAGAAAACGAATCTAAATTGCAAGGAACTGAAAAGGAAGATATCGAAAAAGCAATCGAAGAATTGAAGAAAGTAAAAGATGGAGACGACATCGAAGCAATCAGAAAAGGAATCGAAGAATTATCGAAAGTATCTCAAGGATTTGCAACTAGAATGTACCAAGAAGCAGCAGCGGCTCAACAACAAGCACAAGGTGGAGAAGCGGCTGGAGAAAATAATAACTCTGGTGCGGATGATGTCGAAGATGCGGAAGTTGTGGATTAA
- a CDS encoding N-acetylmuramoyl-L-alanine amidase: MKLLLKLAILISSVSGFANAAEKVCIDPGHQAKGNMQTEEVAPGSSKRKTKVAYGTRGVATKKPEYQLALEIGLKLRDALKAKGYSVFMVREKNDVNISNKERALMTNKEGCDVYLRLHADAGGSSTRGATVLTSSSKNPYTKSVQQSSDKFSKAILSEYTKATGFKSRGVSYRDDLTGTNWSTVTNTLLEMGFMTNPEEDRKMASPDFQNVMVKGIVNGIEKYFREK, from the coding sequence ATGAAATTATTATTAAAATTAGCAATTTTAATTAGCAGCGTTTCAGGATTTGCAAATGCAGCTGAAAAAGTATGTATCGATCCAGGACACCAAGCAAAGGGAAATATGCAAACAGAAGAAGTAGCCCCTGGTTCAAGCAAGAGAAAAACAAAAGTAGCTTATGGAACAAGAGGTGTTGCAACTAAAAAGCCTGAATACCAGCTAGCCCTTGAAATAGGTTTAAAACTAAGAGATGCTCTAAAAGCTAAAGGCTATTCAGTATTTATGGTAAGAGAAAAAAATGATGTAAACATAAGCAACAAAGAAAGAGCCTTAATGACAAATAAAGAAGGCTGTGATGTATATTTAAGATTACACGCAGATGCAGGAGGAAGCAGTACCAGAGGAGCAACTGTACTTACATCATCATCTAAAAATCCGTACACAAAAAGTGTACAACAATCAAGCGATAAATTCTCAAAAGCAATCCTATCAGAATACACAAAAGCAACAGGATTCAAAAGCCGAGGCGTTTCCTACAGAGATGACCTGACAGGAACAAACTGGTCAACAGTTACAAACACATTACTAGAAATGGGATTCATGACAAATCCTGAAGAAGATAGAAAAATGGCTTCTCCTGACTTTCAAAATGTGATGGTAAAAGGGATTGTAAATGGAATTGAAAAGTATTTTAGAGAAAAATAA
- the truA gene encoding tRNA pseudouridine(38-40) synthase TruA: MKKRNVKIIYQYDGSKFLGFQRQKHSNVKTVQGEIEKVILKTFSQKINMISSGRTDKGVHAIEQVSNFLIDDNIPLKAIKRQINKSLKGEIKILKITEVSEDFNARFDAKNRTYLYIMRAEEDITPFEANYVTGLYEKVDVEKFQKIMDSFIGKHNFSSFMKKDKAYRNRIREIFYIKCYYDEKFGKNQVNIKICGNGFLKTMVRIMIGSALAIYFGKEKEDYIEKRLENPNADNKKILAPSEGLYLYKVNY; the protein is encoded by the coding sequence ATGAAAAAAAGAAATGTAAAAATCATTTATCAATATGATGGAAGTAAATTTTTAGGATTTCAAAGGCAAAAACACAGTAATGTAAAAACTGTTCAAGGAGAAATTGAAAAAGTAATTTTAAAAACATTTTCCCAAAAAATAAATATGATTTCTTCAGGAAGAACTGACAAGGGAGTTCATGCTATAGAGCAAGTTTCCAATTTTTTAATTGATGACAACATTCCTTTGAAAGCAATAAAAAGACAAATTAACAAATCTTTAAAAGGCGAAATTAAAATTTTAAAGATTACAGAAGTGAGTGAAGATTTTAATGCACGTTTTGATGCAAAAAATCGGACTTATTTGTATATTATGAGAGCAGAAGAAGATATTACGCCATTTGAGGCGAATTACGTGACTGGTCTTTATGAAAAAGTAGATGTGGAAAAGTTTCAGAAAATAATGGATTCTTTTATTGGAAAACACAATTTTAGCAGTTTTATGAAAAAAGACAAGGCTTATAGAAATCGTATAAGGGAAATCTTTTATATAAAATGTTATTATGATGAAAAATTTGGAAAAAACCAAGTAAATATCAAAATTTGTGGAAACGGATTTTTAAAAACTATGGTCAGAATTATGATTGGCTCAGCACTTGCCATTTATTTTGGCAAAGAAAAAGAAGATTATATTGAAAAAAGGCTAGAAAATCCTAATGCTGATAATAAAAAGATTTTAGCACCTTCAGAAGGACTATATTTATATAAAGTAAATTATTAA
- a CDS encoding AAA family ATPase: protein MKKRKKKLPIGLSDFKEIIEYDYYYFDKTKFIENILEDRSKVKLFTRPRRFGKTLNISMLKYFFDVKNKDENRKLFEGLNISKSEYFEKQGEFPVISVSFKNYNKNDWESGFKSIKSTISDIYAKFEDLMEHLNKRELKKFEDIWLEKDEGDWEKSLLNLTKYLYNYYGKKVVVLIDEYDQPIINSYIKGYYNKIIDFFKNFYGAVLKDNEYLEMSIITGILRVAKENIFSGLNNIKVHSILNKQFTEYFGILENEVEEALIKDFNLEYDLLDVQKWYNGYLFGDIKVYNPWSVINFLDEKRLEAYWVNTSGNGLIKLYLQKLKDEIFDDFSKLLNKESVLKRVNDSMTFENLEANFEKNIWNLFFHSGYLTLAEKYDGNREEIYLKIPNEEILKMFSEMFIEVYFKNYEIFSDMTFALKNGNIEKFKFELNKILLENTGIFDVNGNYKEQFYHGLILGLILKLRNEYEITSNGFAGKGRYDLLLKPKNILGGREGIIFELKIVNLVEKLEKDNLEKKLEKECEIALRQIDEKKYSSVLRNAGVEKVLKIGIAFLGKEFEVKSEIDYC, encoded by the coding sequence ATGAAAAAAAGGAAAAAGAAATTACCGATTGGATTATCTGATTTTAAAGAAATTATAGAATACGATTACTATTATTTTGACAAAACTAAATTTATTGAAAATATTTTAGAAGATCGTTCAAAAGTAAAATTATTCACTCGTCCAAGACGATTTGGGAAAACATTAAATATATCGATGTTGAAATATTTTTTTGATGTTAAAAATAAAGATGAAAATAGAAAATTATTTGAAGGACTTAATATTTCTAAAAGTGAGTATTTTGAAAAGCAAGGGGAGTTTCCTGTAATTTCTGTTTCATTTAAAAATTATAATAAAAATGATTGGGAAAGTGGTTTTAAGTCGATAAAGTCGACGATTTCAGATATTTATGCAAAATTTGAAGATTTAATGGAGCATTTGAATAAGAGAGAATTGAAAAAATTTGAAGATATTTGGCTAGAGAAAGATGAGGGTGACTGGGAGAAATCTTTGTTAAATTTGACAAAATATTTGTATAATTATTATGGGAAAAAAGTGGTTGTGTTGATTGATGAATATGATCAACCAATAATAAATTCGTATATAAAAGGTTATTACAATAAAATTATCGATTTTTTTAAAAATTTTTATGGAGCAGTTTTGAAGGATAATGAATATCTTGAAATGAGTATTATAACAGGAATTCTAAGAGTTGCAAAAGAAAATATTTTTTCTGGGTTGAATAATATAAAAGTTCATAGTATTCTTAATAAACAGTTTACAGAATATTTTGGAATTTTGGAGAATGAAGTTGAAGAGGCACTGATAAAAGATTTTAACTTGGAATATGATTTGCTAGATGTTCAAAAATGGTATAATGGTTATTTATTTGGAGATATAAAAGTATATAATCCTTGGTCGGTAATTAACTTTTTAGATGAAAAAAGGCTTGAAGCTTATTGGGTGAATACGAGTGGAAATGGATTGATTAAATTATATTTACAGAAATTAAAAGATGAAATATTTGATGACTTTTCAAAATTGTTAAATAAAGAAAGTGTTTTAAAAAGAGTTAATGACAGTATGACTTTTGAAAATTTAGAAGCTAATTTTGAGAAAAATATTTGGAATTTATTTTTTCATAGTGGGTATTTGACTCTGGCTGAGAAATATGATGGAAATAGAGAAGAAATTTATTTAAAGATTCCAAATGAAGAAATTTTAAAGATGTTTTCAGAAATGTTTATTGAGGTATATTTTAAAAATTATGAAATTTTTTCGGATATGACATTTGCACTAAAAAATGGAAATATTGAAAAATTTAAATTTGAACTGAATAAAATTTTATTGGAAAATACTGGAATTTTTGATGTAAATGGAAATTATAAAGAGCAATTTTATCACGGACTTATACTTGGATTGATTTTGAAATTAAGAAATGAATATGAAATTACGTCGAATGGCTTTGCTGGAAAAGGTCGATATGATTTGCTTTTGAAACCTAAAAATATTTTAGGAGGAAGAGAAGGAATAATTTTTGAGTTAAAAATTGTGAATTTAGTTGAAAAATTAGAAAAAGATAATTTAGAAAAAAAACTTGAGAAAGAATGTGAGATTGCATTAAGACAAATTGATGAAAAAAAATATTCTTCAGTTTTGAGAAACGCTGGGGTTGAGAAAGTTTTAAAGATTGGGATTGCATTTTTGGGGAAAGAATTTGAAGTGAAGTCTGAAATAGATTATTGTTAA
- the grpE gene encoding nucleotide exchange factor GrpE, with protein MSEKDLEKEAKDNESKETLDKETKEAKADDSEKEVKEETPEEVIAKLEKDLEEWKSSYTRKLAEFQNFTKRKENEVAEMKKYASEGIITKLLDNIDNLERAEQASAETKNFDALVEGVNMILRNLRNLLTEEGVEELEAAEGVKFNPYEHQAMMTENVEDLDNDVIVKVFQKGYKLKGKVIRPAMVTVNKK; from the coding sequence ATGTCTGAAAAAGATTTAGAAAAAGAAGCAAAAGACAATGAATCAAAAGAAACGCTAGATAAAGAAACTAAAGAAGCTAAAGCTGATGATTCTGAAAAAGAAGTTAAAGAAGAAACACCTGAAGAAGTAATCGCAAAACTTGAAAAGGACTTGGAAGAATGGAAGAGTTCTTATACAAGAAAATTAGCTGAATTTCAAAACTTTACAAAAAGAAAAGAAAATGAAGTTGCTGAAATGAAAAAATATGCTTCGGAAGGTATTATTACAAAATTATTAGATAATATTGATAATTTAGAAAGAGCTGAACAAGCTTCTGCTGAAACTAAAAACTTTGACGCATTGGTTGAAGGAGTTAATATGATTTTGAGAAATCTGAGAAATCTTTTGACTGAAGAAGGTGTTGAAGAATTGGAAGCAGCAGAAGGCGTAAAATTTAATCCTTACGAACATCAAGCGATGATGACTGAAAATGTTGAAGATTTGGACAATGATGTTATTGTGAAAGTGTTCCAAAAAGGATATAAATTGAAAGGGAAAGTTATAAGACCAGCGATGGTTACGGTTAATAAGAAATGA
- a CDS encoding HMA2 domain-containing protein, whose product MLQSFYGIIQVKHYQNGRLRLQTEILKDNEELKEEFLHNIRRISGINSTKVNSITGSILIYFDEKVIEGSFLYLVVLKLLHLDEEALKNKSGKIKELLKQVFESTDMAIYNKSKGYLDLKTLTAGIFIFYGIKKLWKVPGLPKGATLLWWASRLLSDEKRK is encoded by the coding sequence ATGTTACAAAGTTTTTATGGCATTATTCAAGTGAAACATTATCAAAATGGACGTTTGCGACTGCAAACAGAAATATTGAAAGATAATGAGGAATTGAAGGAGGAATTTTTGCATAATATTCGGCGAATATCTGGGATAAATTCTACAAAAGTTAATTCTATTACTGGGAGTATCTTGATTTATTTTGATGAAAAAGTTATTGAAGGTTCTTTTTTGTATTTAGTGGTGCTAAAATTACTTCATTTGGATGAAGAAGCCTTGAAGAATAAATCTGGGAAAATAAAAGAGTTATTAAAACAAGTATTTGAATCAACAGATATGGCTATTTATAATAAAAGTAAGGGTTATTTGGATTTGAAGACATTAACTGCAGGAATTTTTATTTTTTATGGAATTAAAAAATTGTGGAAAGTTCCAGGATTGCCTAAAGGGGCTACATTGTTATGGTGGGCTTCCAGACTTTTATCAGATGAGAAAAGAAAATAA
- the hrcA gene encoding heat-inducible transcriptional repressor HrcA, translated as MNDREQLILKAIIKHYLEFGESVGSRTLEKKYNIGVSSATIRNTMADLEDKGLIAKTHTSSGRIPTSEGYKLYVDELLKIRDISQEEKAKVMQAYNKRMNQIDVIFEETSRLLSKISQYAGVVLEPAFTQEGVRKVKLVHINDTTVLAVVIMNSSLTKNLNIFLENPVTENEVEKINDFLNEKITNSQYFTLSDLKDFFTNTNLFSQSDFQGNGISDEGKLFFEGGTNLIENNTSDIMNIINRVKLFNNPNDLRNVFSQFLQMEEFQDGEVNVIFGEDLKIAGLEDFSFVFSVYTLNNAKGIIGVIGPKRMEYSKTVGLVEYVAEEVNQLLNQKNKQ; from the coding sequence ATGAATGATAGAGAGCAATTAATTTTAAAGGCTATTATCAAACATTATCTGGAATTTGGCGAGAGCGTGGGATCACGGACACTTGAGAAGAAATATAATATTGGAGTGTCTTCAGCCACTATCAGAAATACAATGGCAGATTTGGAAGATAAGGGTCTGATTGCAAAAACACATACATCTTCTGGACGTATTCCGACAAGTGAAGGATATAAGCTGTATGTCGATGAGCTTTTGAAAATTAGGGATATTTCCCAAGAGGAAAAGGCGAAAGTCATGCAGGCGTACAATAAACGGATGAATCAAATTGATGTGATATTTGAAGAAACATCCAGGTTATTGTCAAAGATTAGTCAATATGCTGGTGTTGTTTTGGAGCCAGCATTTACGCAGGAAGGTGTAAGAAAGGTAAAGCTGGTGCATATTAATGACACGACCGTACTTGCTGTGGTTATAATGAATTCTTCTCTTACAAAAAATTTGAATATTTTTTTGGAAAATCCTGTAACTGAAAATGAAGTTGAGAAAATAAACGATTTTTTAAATGAAAAAATTACAAATAGTCAGTATTTTACACTATCTGATTTAAAAGATTTTTTTACAAATACAAATCTATTCTCACAAAGCGATTTCCAAGGCAATGGGATTTCAGATGAAGGAAAATTATTTTTTGAAGGCGGAACGAATCTTATTGAAAACAATACATCTGATATAATGAACATTATAAATCGTGTAAAACTGTTTAACAATCCGAATGATTTGCGAAATGTATTTTCACAGTTTTTGCAAATGGAGGAATTTCAAGATGGAGAAGTAAATGTAATTTTTGGAGAAGATTTGAAAATTGCAGGGCTTGAGGATTTCTCATTCGTATTTTCGGTTTATACGCTTAATAATGCGAAGGGAATTATCGGTGTGATTGGACCAAAGCGGATGGAATATTCAAAGACGGTTGGACTCGTTGAGTATGTGGCAGAGGAAGTAAATCAATTATTAAATCAAAAAAATAAACAATAA
- a CDS encoding heavy metal translocating P-type ATPase, with product MASRNYLLSCEILHEIRGRIRIRSRALKHIGIYKEEITKRLMKIHYIKNVEISTITGSALIYFNNFSLTGENFVSLLQNILNAYLVDIYKNEKKETSNKYVIERRLQEESPKEIMKNIGAAVLLLLLPGPKTKLTGIRRLFNYKTISTISLAIPVLKNGIFSLIKNKRPNADTLSSTAIISSIALGSERTALTIMILERIAELLTVYTMKKTRGVIKDMLSVGESYVWKIFEDKDQAAKKVPIEEIKKGDLILVQIGEKISVDGTIEKGNAVIDQSAITGEYMPVKKETGQEVFAGTLLKSGNITVRAEKVGDDRTASRIIKLVEDASFNKADIQSYADAFSAQLIPLNFLLAGIVYASTRNLQKALSMLVIDYSCGIRLSTATAFSASINTAAKNGILIKGSNYLEELSKADTVIFDKTGTITEGKPKVHTVKTFAKNMRDDRMIALAAAAEETSTHPLASAILNEVRNRGLKIPRHKEDIIKVARGIETYVNKDIIRVGSRRYMEENNISVEMSFDVVKGMQNNGEIVIYVAKNENLIGVIGVSDPPRENIKKAMNRLRNQGIDDIVLLTGDLRQQAETIANSMSMDRYESELLPEDKAKDILKFRSIGSKVIMIGDGINDAPALSYANVGIALGSSRTDVAMEAADVTITSDDPLLIPAVVGLAKNTVKIIKQNFAMAIGINSFALVLGATGLLPAIYSSVLHNSITILVVGNSLRLLKYDVNK from the coding sequence ATGGCTAGTAGAAATTATTTGCTGAGTTGTGAGATTTTACATGAAATTCGTGGAAGAATTAGAATTCGTTCAAGAGCATTAAAACATATTGGCATTTACAAAGAAGAAATAACAAAGCGTTTAATGAAAATTCATTATATAAAAAATGTTGAAATTTCAACTATTACAGGTTCTGCACTTATTTATTTTAATAATTTTTCGCTAACTGGAGAAAATTTTGTGTCTTTGCTTCAAAATATATTGAATGCATATTTGGTGGATATTTATAAAAATGAAAAAAAGGAAACATCGAATAAATATGTGATAGAAAGACGATTGCAGGAAGAATCGCCAAAAGAAATTATGAAAAATATCGGAGCTGCAGTATTGCTGCTTTTACTTCCAGGCCCAAAAACTAAATTGACTGGGATTAGAAGATTATTTAACTACAAAACAATTTCAACTATTTCTTTAGCAATACCTGTTTTAAAAAATGGAATTTTTTCATTAATTAAAAATAAGCGTCCAAATGCAGATACATTGAGTTCTACAGCGATTATAAGCAGTATTGCTTTAGGAAGTGAACGAACAGCGTTGACAATTATGATTTTAGAGAGAATTGCTGAACTTTTGACGGTTTATACGATGAAAAAAACTCGTGGTGTAATTAAGGATATGTTAAGTGTCGGAGAAAGCTATGTTTGGAAAATATTTGAAGATAAAGACCAAGCAGCTAAGAAAGTTCCAATTGAAGAAATAAAAAAAGGAGATTTGATTCTTGTTCAAATTGGAGAAAAAATAAGTGTTGACGGAACGATTGAAAAGGGTAACGCAGTAATTGATCAGTCGGCGATTACTGGAGAATATATGCCTGTTAAAAAGGAAACTGGACAGGAGGTTTTTGCTGGAACGCTTTTAAAAAGTGGAAATATCACTGTGAGAGCTGAAAAAGTTGGAGATGATAGAACTGCTTCAAGAATTATAAAATTGGTGGAAGATGCTTCCTTTAACAAAGCAGACATCCAATCTTACGCCGATGCATTTTCAGCACAGTTGATTCCGTTAAATTTCCTTCTTGCTGGAATAGTTTACGCTTCGACTAGAAATTTACAAAAGGCGTTGAGTATGCTTGTAATTGATTATTCGTGTGGAATAAGATTGTCGACAGCAACAGCATTTTCTGCTTCAATTAATACAGCTGCTAAAAATGGAATTTTGATTAAGGGAAGTAATTACTTGGAAGAACTTTCAAAGGCTGATACAGTAATATTTGATAAAACTGGAACAATTACAGAAGGAAAACCTAAAGTTCATACAGTAAAAACTTTTGCTAAAAACATGAGAGATGATAGAATGATTGCATTAGCAGCAGCGGCTGAAGAAACTTCTACACATCCTTTGGCAAGTGCAATTTTAAATGAAGTCAGAAATAGAGGGTTAAAAATACCACGACATAAAGAAGATATAATTAAAGTGGCAAGAGGAATTGAAACTTATGTAAATAAGGACATTATTCGTGTGGGAAGCAGAAGATACATGGAAGAAAATAATATTTCGGTAGAGATGTCATTTGACGTGGTAAAAGGAATGCAAAATAACGGAGAAATTGTTATTTATGTGGCTAAAAATGAGAATTTAATCGGTGTAATCGGAGTTTCTGATCCGCCAAGGGAAAATATCAAAAAAGCTATGAACCGTTTGAGAAATCAAGGAATAGATGACATTGTACTACTTACAGGAGATTTGAGACAACAGGCTGAAACTATTGCAAATAGTATGTCGATGGACAGATATGAATCAGAATTGTTGCCAGAAGATAAGGCAAAGGATATTTTAAAATTCCGTTCAATTGGATCCAAAGTTATTATGATTGGAGATGGAATAAATGATGCTCCAGCTCTTTCTTATGCAAATGTGGGAATAGCACTTGGAAGCAGTAGAACAGATGTTGCAATGGAAGCTGCCGATGTTACAATAACTTCTGATGATCCGTTGTTAATACCAGCTGTAGTTGGTTTAGCTAAAAATACTGTAAAAATTATAAAGCAAAATTTTGCGATGGCAATTGGAATAAACAGTTTTGCACTTGTATTAGGTGCGACAGGATTGTTACCAGCAATATATAGTTCAGTTTTACATAATTCAATAACAATTTTAGTAGTTGGAAATTCATTAAGACTTCTAAAATATGATGTCAACAAATAG
- a CDS encoding HMA2 domain-containing protein — protein MLENFFKATYLMLNQIRVVHSIPGRLRLFVPNLSKVPEELKKYDGEVKKLILSKKGLKSVEYSYITNKILLYYNSNLISEKEILEWINKVWKTVIEHSELYENKSLKEVEDNLEIFYDLIKKI, from the coding sequence ATGTTAGAAAATTTTTTTAAAGCAACATATCTGATGCTTAATCAGATAAGGGTAGTGCACAGTATTCCTGGAAGACTTAGGCTTTTTGTTCCAAATTTATCAAAAGTTCCAGAGGAATTGAAAAAATATGATGGTGAGGTTAAGAAACTTATTTTGTCAAAAAAAGGTCTAAAAAGTGTTGAGTATTCGTATATAACGAATAAAATTTTGCTTTATTACAATTCAAATTTGATTTCAGAAAAGGAAATATTGGAATGGATAAATAAAGTTTGGAAAACTGTGATTGAGCATTCTGAATTGTATGAAAATAAATCATTGAAGGAAGTAGAAGATAATTTAGAAATTTTTTATGATTTAATAAAAAAAATTTGA